AAGCTTTTTTGCCTGAGTTTTTGAAAATGACGGCAATTATAGGAACTCTTTTTGCATTGGCCGGACCTGTCCATATCGACAACAGTGTACATCTGAAAAAGAAGGGATACGATATCGTTTTAGCTATTGATGCGAGTGGATCGATGCAAGAAAAGGGATTTGATCCAAGATATCCTCAAAAAACAAAATTTGATGTGGTACGAGATTTGGTTAAAGCTTTCATCTCTAGAAGAAAGAGCGATAATATCGGAGTTGTTATTTTTGGCTCTTTTACCTATATTGCTTCTCCTTTGACATTCAATAAAGCAGCAGTGAAAAAGATTCTTGATTATCTTGATATCGGGGTGGCAGGATCAAAAACGGCCATTGATGATGCGTTGATAGAGAGTATTCGGCTTTTAAAGGAGTCACAGGCAAAATCGAAAATTGTGATACTACTTACTGATGGTATCGATACTGCGAGCAAAACGCCTGCTGATATTGCTGTGAAAATGGCGAAAAAGTACGGGGTTAAAATCTACACGATAGGAATCGGCGATAAAAGAGGCATAGATGAGGCTTTTTTGAGATGGCTTGCCCAGCAGGGACATGGGTACTATTTTTATGCGAAAGATGCTTCTATGCTCCAAAAAATCTATAATGAGATAAATAGACTTGAGCCAAGTGAAATACGAGGAAAAGAGATCGTTAAAAAAGATGAGCTGTATCCATATATCTTATTTGTTGCTATTTTGGCTCTTCTCGGATTTATTTACATCTATGGGAAGCGGGGTTTTTGATGAAGTTTCTTAATTTTGAATTTATTCCTTTGATGCTCCTTCCTTCTATTGTTTTACTCTATCTTGTTTTAACGAATAAAAGTATGGTTGAGCGTATTTTCGAAGAGAGTGTTTTATCAAAGCTCAGAATTGATCAAGGCCTTTCTAAAAAAATGCGTTTGACGCTTCTTTTCATGGCTCTTTTTACCATGATTTTGGCTATGGCAAGACCTGTATACCAAAAAGGTGTTGTGGAAGTCCAAAGTCTTAGTGCCAATGTTGCCATTGCTCTTGATATCTCCAATTCGATGAAAGCCAAAGATTACTATCCTGATAGATTGCAGTTTGCCAAAAAAAAGATCGAAGAGTTTATAAAAGAGTCAAAAAATCTCAGTATTGCACTGCTTGCTTTTGCAGATGAAGCGTACATCGTATCACCTCCATCTTCTGATAAAGAGGCGCTGTTGTATATGCTTGGCCATTTGGATACAAAAACTCTGGCATTACGAGGGACAAATTTTTTAGCAGCTTTAATGAGTGCTGATATGCTATTGGGGAACGAGGGACAAAAGAGTGTTGTTCTGTTTACTGATGGAGGAGATGAGAAGGATTTTTCAAAAGAGATTGCATTTGCCAAA
This region of Nitratiruptor sp. YY08-10 genomic DNA includes:
- a CDS encoding VWA domain-containing protein, which translates into the protein MSSFAFERPLWLWVILIVIFCALKCRAKESALIFPHIDILKKAANKKAFLPEFLKMTAIIGTLFALAGPVHIDNSVHLKKKGYDIVLAIDASGSMQEKGFDPRYPQKTKFDVVRDLVKAFISRRKSDNIGVVIFGSFTYIASPLTFNKAAVKKILDYLDIGVAGSKTAIDDALIESIRLLKESQAKSKIVILLTDGIDTASKTPADIAVKMAKKYGVKIYTIGIGDKRGIDEAFLRWLAQQGHGYYFYAKDASMLQKIYNEINRLEPSEIRGKEIVKKDELYPYILFVAILALLGFIYIYGKRGF